A genomic region of Seriola aureovittata isolate HTS-2021-v1 ecotype China chromosome 21, ASM2101889v1, whole genome shotgun sequence contains the following coding sequences:
- the nog3 gene encoding noggin-3 produces MDNSCYFLAVFMLVLSLGFRIEEGMCQHYYLIRPIPSDTLPVLDLKEDPDPVLDPKEKDLNETELRSVLGSHFDPHFMSVSPPEDKYAGNEDVSDAEMRQKLSGAMPKEIRAMEFEVQHGKKQKPSKKLRRRLQLWLWSYAFCPVVYAWNDLGSRFWPRYVKVGSCYNKRSCSVPEGMVCKPAKSTHFTILRWRCLQKKGGLKCAWIPVQYPIISECKCSCPN; encoded by the coding sequence ATGGATAACTCCTGTTATTTCTTGGCTGTGTTTATGCTCGTACTCTCTCTGGGCTTCAGGATAGAGGAGGGCATGTGCCAACACTACTATCTCATCCGCCCCATTCCCAGCGACACTCTACCCGTATTGGACCTAAAGGAGGACCCGGATCCAGTGCTGGACCCTAAGGAGAAGGACCTGAACGAGACGGAGCTCAGGAGCGTCCTGGGCAGCCACTTCGACCCGCACTTCATGTCCGTCTCCCCGCCGGAGGACAAATACGCGGGGAACGAGGATGTGAGCGACGCGGAGATGCGGCAGAAGCTCTCCGGAGCGATGCCCAAAGAGATCCGGGCCATGGAGTTCGAAGTCCAGCACGGCAAGAAGCAGAAGCCGAGCAAAAAACTCCGGAGAAGGCTGCAACTGTGGCTGTGGTCATACGCCTTCTGCCCGGTTGTTTACGCATGGAACGACCTGGGCAGCAGATTCTGGCCGCGCTACGTGAAGGTGGGGAGCTGCTACAATAAGCGGTCTTGTTCGGTCCCTGAAGGGATGGTCTGCAAACCTGCCAAATCGACTCATTTTACGATCCTGCGATGGCGCTGCCTGCAGAAAAAGGGGGGTCTGAAATGCGCCTGGATACCTGTTCAGTACCCCATTATATCAGAGTGCAAATGCTCCTGCCCGAACTGA